AGATAAAATAAAGGAATATGGATTTGATACAACTTATCCGTATTGCAATCTGGATACTGCTTTTAGAGCAGAGCTAGGGGATAACGATGGTCCAACTATAGCATTTTTAGCTGAGTATGATGCTCTGCCTGGGTATGGAGAAAATAAAGAACCAGGTCATGCTTGTGGACATAACTGGATTGCTGCATCTACATTAGGAGCTTGTATAGTACTAAGTAAGTTAAAAGAAAATTTTAAAGGAAAAATTGTACTAATAGGTACACCAGCTGAAGAAACAACAGGAGGAAAGTGTGATTTAGTTAAGGCAGGAGCTTTTGATGATGTTGATGTAAGTTATCAAATGCATATAGAAGCTTTTAATAACATAAACTGCAAGGCTTTGGCAATAGACTCAATAGAGTTTAGTTTTGAAGGGGTATCAGCACATGCAGCTAGCCATCCTCATATGGGAGTTAATGCATTAGATGCAGTACAGCTTACTTTTGCAGGAATAAATGCATTAAGACAGCATGTAAAATCAGATGTTAGAATACATGGGATAGTTTCAAATGGAGGAGAAGCTCCAAATATAGTTCCAGAAAAAGCAGCTTGTGAGTTTTTTGTAAGAGCAGCTGAAAGAAGTTATTTAGATGAAGTAACTAAAAAGGTTATAAACTGTGCAAAAGGTGCAGAGTTAATGACAGGTGCTAAACTTTCTTATAGATACTTTGAAAACTCTTTTGACAACATAATAAATAATAAGGTGCTTCAAAGTATAACAAAGAAAAATTTAATTGAGGCAGGCATAACGGATATATTAGAAGGAAAAGAGGGACCAGTAGGTTCTACAGATATAGGAAATGTAAGTCAAGTTTGTCCTACTATGTATACAGAAATAGCTCTAGACATAAATCCAATGGTCTATGTTCATGAAAAAGAGTTTTTAAATTATGCAAATTCTGAGGAAGCTTATGATAAACTTCACAAAGCAGTAAAGGCAATGGTGGGATGTGCATTAGAAATTTATCTAGAAGATGGACTACTTGATGAGATTAAGAAAAATCATTTAAATTAATTTAAATTAAAGATAAGGCAAAAGGTATTACCAAAAATTTGGTGATACCTTTTTTATTAAGAGAATAGAAGTGGAGACTTGTATATGATTAAGAAGAAGGCCTTTAACTGGTTATAAATAACTTTATTTTTTTACTGCTCTAGTTGCGTAAAATGATGGAATATTAAATTCATGGAGATTACCAGAAGCATTTGTATCTTGATAAATATCTGTTAAAATAAATCCTGCTTGTAGCTGTCCACCTATTTGTTCTTCAATTGTATGAGAAAATTGAATTCCCCAATCATTTTGAATTGATTCATCATATATAGTTTTATTTTTTAAAGGATTAAATGGAAGTTTATATTGTAACTCTGTACCATCTTCATTAAATGCAAAATTGATACCATTATCAAGTCCAGATAAAAGTATACCACCCTTTTTTAGTATACGATAACACTCTTTCCAAATTGGTAATACATCTTCTACATAACAGTTAGAAACTGGATGAAATATTAAGTCAAAACTTTTATCTTTAAAGGGGAGTGGCTTTGTCATGTCAGCTTGTACAAGTTCAATAGAATACTTTTCCCTTTCTGAAACCTTTTTTTCACTTAATAATTGTGAAGCTGAATAATCTAAAACTGTACATTGAGCTCCTAATGCAGTAAAAATTGGCATTTGTTGTCCACCTCCAGACGCTAATCCTAGTATTTTTGCATTTTTCATATCACAGAACCAATTTTTCGGAACAGGTCTAGTGGGTGTCAGTACAACAGACCAATCTCCAGCTTTGGCTCGTTCAAAAACTTCATGACTGATAGGTTGTCCCCATTCCCAGCCTTCTTTATTCCATTTATCAAAGGTCTTTGAGTTTATTTCTGTATATTTAGATTCTATAGTTTTATCCTCCTAAATTATGATTTGACAACTTGCTAATTATGATAAAGTATAGCATATTTCTAGTAAGAGCTGTATATAAACAAGAAACTGTATGTACAAAGAAAGGAGTAAAGTATAAAATAGAATGTAAATTAAAACTTATAAATTTTATTTTAAAATAAGGAGTAGATAAATATGAAAATATTAATTTCTATAGATTCTTTAAAAGGCAGTTTGTCTTCAATTGATGCAGCAAATGCAATAAAAAAGGGGATATTAAAAGTTGAAAAAGATGCAGAAGTAAAGATATTACCACTTGCAGATGGTGGGGAAGGAACAGTAGACGCTTTAGTACAAGGTATGAATGGTAAAAAAGAAACTATAGAAGTTACTGGACCAATAGCTACAAAAGTAAATGCGACATATGGATTATTAAAAAGCACAAATACAGCAATAATAGAAATGGCTCAAGCATCAGGATTAACATTAGTTCCAACTGAACTTAGAAATCCTTTAAACACTACAACTTATGGTGTTGGTGAAATAATAAAAGAAGCAATAAATAAAGGTTATAGAAATTTTATAGTTGGAATAGGTGGAAGTGCTACTAATGATGTTGGAGTGGGTATGCTTCAAGCTTTAGGATTTGAGTTTTATGATGAAAACAACAACTTAGTAGGTTTAGGTGGAAAAGTTTTAAATGAAATAAGACATATAAAAATAGATAATAGATTAAAAGAATTAGATGAATGTGGCTTTAAAATAGCTTGTGATGTGAATAATCCACTATTTGGTACAGATGGAGCAGCATACATATATGGACCTCAAAAAGGTGCAACACCAGAAATAATTGAAGAGTTAGATAATGGCCTTAGAAATTTTGCTAAGATAGTTAAAAGTGATTTAGATAAAGATATAGCCAATATAGAAGGTACTGGAGCAGCAGGTGGATTGGGTTTTGCATTTTTGGCTTTTTTAAATTCAAAATTAGAATCTGGAGTAAAAATAATATTAGAAGAAATTAAATTAGAGAACGAGTTAAAATGTGTAGACATTGTAATAACTGGAGAAGGTAAATTGGATAATCAAACAGCTATGGGCAAAGCACCAATAGGAGTTGCAAAGATGGCTAAAAAATATGGGGTAAAAGTAATAAGTTTGGCTGGAGCAACAACAGAAGATGCAGTTAAGTGCAATGAAGAAGGGATAGATGCTTATTTTTCTATAGTAAACAGAGCTATGACCATAGAAGAAGCAATGGATAAGGAAACTGCAAGTAATAATATGACTGCTACAACAGTACAAATATTTAATCTTATAAAGGTATTAAAAGGTACTAAATAAAAGACTGATATAGCTAGTGTTTGATATTGGAATAAGTCCTTTAGAGGATATACTAATTCATATTGAAAATACTTTTAAATATTCATATAATAAGCTACTTGCATGCTGAAAAATTTGTAATTACTTAATCTTAGTGATTTAGTAATTACTTTTTTATTTCAAAATAACATAGTAATTTCAGGATAAATTAAAGTACAAAATTATAATATTATAAATTTATATTTATAGACATTGACTAAATCATGATTGTGTATAAAAATAAGTAGTTAAGAGGTAATATATTATTATATTACTTGATAAAATTAGACAAAAAACTTATATACAAGGAGAGAAAAGATATGATAATTGAGCTAAACAAAAGTAATTCTGAAAATCTAACGAAAACGGAACTTGAAATAATTAAATTTATAAATG
This sequence is a window from Clostridioides difficile. Protein-coding genes within it:
- a CDS encoding M20 family metallopeptidase codes for the protein MIESIKKRAYEIENELGKEIEEVCDFIFNNPELGEEEYISSKYLVDKIKEYGFDTTYPYCNLDTAFRAELGDNDGPTIAFLAEYDALPGYGENKEPGHACGHNWIAASTLGACIVLSKLKENFKGKIVLIGTPAEETTGGKCDLVKAGAFDDVDVSYQMHIEAFNNINCKALAIDSIEFSFEGVSAHAASHPHMGVNALDAVQLTFAGINALRQHVKSDVRIHGIVSNGGEAPNIVPEKAACEFFVRAAERSYLDEVTKKVINCAKGAELMTGAKLSYRYFENSFDNIINNKVLQSITKKNLIEAGITDILEGKEGPVGSTDIGNVSQVCPTMYTEIALDINPMVYVHEKEFLNYANSEEAYDKLHKAVKAMVGCALEIYLEDGLLDEIKKNHLN
- a CDS encoding class I SAM-dependent methyltransferase: MESKYTEINSKTFDKWNKEGWEWGQPISHEVFERAKAGDWSVVLTPTRPVPKNWFCDMKNAKILGLASGGGQQMPIFTALGAQCTVLDYSASQLLSEKKVSEREKYSIELVQADMTKPLPFKDKSFDLIFHPVSNCYVEDVLPIWKECYRILKKGGILLSGLDNGINFAFNEDGTELQYKLPFNPLKNKTIYDESIQNDWGIQFSHTIEEQIGGQLQAGFILTDIYQDTNASGNLHEFNIPSFYATRAVKK
- a CDS encoding glycerate kinase; the protein is MKILISIDSLKGSLSSIDAANAIKKGILKVEKDAEVKILPLADGGEGTVDALVQGMNGKKETIEVTGPIATKVNATYGLLKSTNTAIIEMAQASGLTLVPTELRNPLNTTTYGVGEIIKEAINKGYRNFIVGIGGSATNDVGVGMLQALGFEFYDENNNLVGLGGKVLNEIRHIKIDNRLKELDECGFKIACDVNNPLFGTDGAAYIYGPQKGATPEIIEELDNGLRNFAKIVKSDLDKDIANIEGTGAAGGLGFAFLAFLNSKLESGVKIILEEIKLENELKCVDIVITGEGKLDNQTAMGKAPIGVAKMAKKYGVKVISLAGATTEDAVKCNEEGIDAYFSIVNRAMTIEEAMDKETASNNMTATTVQIFNLIKVLKGTK